In Eubalaena glacialis isolate mEubGla1 chromosome 12, mEubGla1.1.hap2.+ XY, whole genome shotgun sequence, a single window of DNA contains:
- the DSE gene encoding dermatan-sulfate epimerase isoform X2, with protein MGISIPAQSSAHQLHGLAHRKPSPDESRYDASLKSVPPPDFGTPALHYFEDWGVVTYGSALPAEINRSFLSFKSGKLGGRAIYDIVHRNKYKDWIKGWRNFNAGHEHPDQNSFTFAPNGVPFITEALYGPKYTFFNNVLMFSPAVSKSCFSPWEGQVTEDCSSKWSKYKHDLAASCQGRVVAAVEKNGVVFIRGEGVGAYNPQLRLKNVQRNLMLLHPQLLLLVDQIHLGEDSPLETAASFFHNVDFSFEETVVDGVHGAFIRQRDGLYKMYWMDDTGYSEKGTFASVTYPRGYPYNGTNYVNVTTHLRSPITRAAYLFIGPSVDVQSFSIHGDSQQLDVFIATSEHAYATYLWTGETTEQLALAQVIADRQKILFDRSSAIKSTVVPEVKDYAAIVEQSLQHFKPVFQLLEKQILSRVRNTASFRKTAERLLRFSDKRQTEEAIDRIFAISQQQQQQQSKSKKNRRGGKRYKFVDAVPDIFAQIEVNEKKIRQKAQILAQKELPIDEDEEMKDLLDFADVTYEKHKNGDLMKGRFGQTRMVTTTRSRAPALSASYTRLFLILNIAIFFVMLAMQLTYFQRAQSLHGQRCLYAVLLIDSCILLWLYSSCSQSQC; from the coding sequence GTATGATGCCAGCTTGAAATCTGTCCCCCCTCCAGATTTTGGCACCCCAGCATTGCATTATTTTGAAGACTGGGGTGTTGTGACTTATGGAAGTGCGCTGCCTGCAGAAATCAATagatctttcctttccttcaagTCAGGAAAACTTGGGGGACGTGCAATATATGACATTGTCCACAGAAACAAATACAAAGACTGGATCAAAGGCTGGAGAAATTTTAACGCAGGCCATGAACATCCTGATCAAAActcctttacttttgctcccaaCGGTGTGCCTTTCATTACTGAGGCTCTCTATGGGCCAAAGTATACCTTCTTCAATAATGTTTTGATGTTTTCCCCAGCTGTGTCCAAGAGCTGCTTTTCTCCCTGGGAAGGTCAGGTCACAGAAGACTGTTCATCAAAATGGTCTAAATACAAGCATGACCTGGCAGCTAGCTGTCAGGGGAGAGTGGTTGCTGCAGTGGAGAAAAATGGGGTGGTTTTCATCCGAGGAGAGGGTGTGGGCGCTTATAACCCCCAGCTCCGTCTGAAGAACGTTCAGAGGAATCTGATGCTCCTGCATCCACAGCTTCTCCTCCTTGTGGATCAGATACACCTGGGAGAGGACAGCCCCTTGGAGACGGCAGCAAGCTTCTTCCACAATGTGGATTTTTCTTTTGAGGAGACAGTGGTAGATGGGGTCCATGGGGCTTTCATCAGGCAGCGAGATGGTCTCTATAAAATGTACTGGATGGATGATACTGGCTACAGTGAGAAAGGGACCTTTGCTTCAGTGACATACCCTCGGGGCTATCCCTACAACGGGACCAACTATGTGAATGTCACCACACACCTCCGAAGTcccatcaccagggcagcttacCTCTTCATAGGGCCCTCCGTAGATGTCCAGAGCTTCAGCATCCACGGAGACTCTCAGCAACTGGATGTGTTCATAGCCACCAGCGAGCATGCCTACGCCACTTACCTGTGGACAGGTGAGACTACAGAACAGTTGGCCTTGGCACAGGTCATTGCCGACCGTCAGAAAATTCTGTTTGACCGGAGTTCAGCCATCAAGAGCACCGTGGTCCCTGAGGTGAAGGACTACGCCGCTATTGTGGAACAGAGCCTGCAGCATTTTAAGCCAGTGTTCCAGCTGCTGGAGAAGCAGATCCTGTCCCGAGTCCGGAACACAGCCAGCTTTAGGAAGACTGCTGAGCGCCTGCTGAGATTTTCAGATAAGAGACAGACCGAGGAGGCCATCGACAGGATTTTTGCCATatcacagcagcagcagcagcagcaaagcaAGTCCAAGAAAAACCGAAGGGGAGGCAAGCGCTATAAATTTGTGGATGCCGTCCCTGATATTTTTGCACAGATTGAAGTCAATGAGAAAAAGATTCGACAGAAAGCTCAGATTTTGGCACAGAAAGAACTGCCCATAGAtgaagatgaagaaatgaaagaccttttagattttgcagatgtaacaTATGAGAAACACAAAAATGGTGATTTGATGAAAGGCCGGTTTGGACAGACTCGGATGGTGACGACGACTCGCAGCAGAGCCCCAGCACTGTCTGCTTCGTATACCAGGCTGTTCCTGATTCTGAACATCGCTATTTTCTTTGTCATGTTGGCAATGCAACTGACTTATTTCCAGAGGGCCCAGAGCCTACATGGCCAAAGATGTCTTTATGCAGTCCTTCTAATAGATAGCTGTATTTTATTATGGTTGTACTCTTCTTGTTCCCAATCCCAGTGTTAG